One segment of Castanea sativa cultivar Marrone di Chiusa Pesio chromosome 3, ASM4071231v1 DNA contains the following:
- the LOC142628653 gene encoding two-component response regulator 24-like, with product MFGKGVSSSKSMEIIGSEKKFSVLIVDDDPIIRKIHSALLSKFTKEIQDVKNGKEAVDLYRSGASFDIIFIDKEMPIMNGLEATKELRAMGVNSTIVGVTSCDLSSERNDFIAAGQNQCYEKPLTIEKIESLLSELNKNN from the exons ATGTTCGGAAAAGGAGTATCAAGTTCAAAGAGTATGGAAATCATTGGCTCTGAAAAGAAGTTTTCTGTGCTCATTGTGGATGATGACCCCATCATTAGAAAAATCCATAGTGCACTCCTAAGCAAATTTACTAAGGAAATTCAAGAtgtcaaaaatggaaaagaagCAGTTGATCTTTACCGATCTGGGGCTtcatttgatattatttttatagacaAGGAGATGCCAATCATGAATGGGCTCGAG gcGACAAAGGAGCTACGAGCTATGGGCGTCAATAGCACAATTGTGGGAGTCACTTCATGTGATTTAAGCTCTGAAAGAAATGATTTTATTGCAGCTGGTCAAAATCAGTGTTATGAGAAGCCATTAACCATTGAAAAGATCGAGTCTCTCCTGAGCGAGTTAAACAAGAATAACTAA
- the LOC142627253 gene encoding GDSL esterase/lipase At5g33370-like — protein MEASSTFISWMILGLALAIGNIVHTADARAFFVFGDSLVDNGNNNYLATTARADSPPYGIDYPTHRPTGRFSNGLNIPDLISEQLGSEPTLPYLSPALTGQKLLVGANFASAGIGILNDTGVQFLNIIRMYKQLQYFQEYQQRVSNLIGSDQAKRLVKEALVLITVGGNDFVNNYYLVPYSARSRQYQLPDYVKYLISEYKKLLQKLYELGARRVLVTGTGPLGCVPAELAMRNTNGGCSAELQRAAALYNPQLVQMIRDLNNKIGRDVFIAANTQQTHTDFITNPQAYGFSTSKMACCGQGPYNGIGLCTALSNLCPNRDLYAFWDPFHPSEKANRIIVQQILTGSTDYMSPMNLSTIMALDKK, from the exons ATGGAAGCCTCATCCACTTTCATTTCTTGGATGATTTTGGGTCTTGCATTAGCAATAGGAAACATTGTTCACACAGCAGATGCCAGGGCTTTCTTCGTCTTTGGCGATTCACTTGTTGACAATGGCAACAACAACTACCTGGCTACAACTGCCCGTGCCGATTCACCACCTTATGGCATTGATTATCCAACTCATCGTCCTACAGGGCGTTTCTCCAATGGCCTTAACATCCCTGACCTTATCA GTGAGCAGCTCGGTTCTGAGCCCACATTGCCATACTTGAGTCCTGCGCTCACAGGACAAAAGCTCCTTGTTGGTGCCAACTTTGCTTCAGCAGGCATTGGAATCCTCAATGACACTGGAGTTCAGTTT CTAAACATAATAAGAATGTACAAACAATTGCAATACTTTCAAGAATACCAGCAAAGAGTAAGTAATCTTATTGGAAGTGACCAAGCTAAGAGACTAGTGAAAGAAGCGCTTGTCCTCATCACTGTTGGTGGCAATGATTTTGTAAACAACTACTACTTGGTGCCCTATTCTGCAAGGTCTCGCCAATACCAACTGCCGGATTATGTCAAGTATCTCATCTCAGAGTACAAAAAACTTTTACAG AAGCTCTATGAGCTTGGAGCACGAAGGGTTCTTGTGACAGGTACCGGACCACTGGGTTGTGTTCCAGCAGAGTTGGCCATGCGAAATACAAATGGTGGATGCTCAGCTGAACTCCAAAGAGCCGCTGCCTTGTACAACCCACAACTCGTTCAAATGATAAGAGATCTGAATAACAAAATTGGCAGAGATGTGTTCATTGCTGCTAATACACAACAAACGCACACTGACTTCATTACTAACCCTCAAGCATATG GGTTTAGTACATCAAAGATGGCTTGTTGTGGACAAGGACCTTACAATGGCATTGGACTATGCACAGCACTCTCCAACTTGTGCCCCAACCGAGACTTGTATGCATTTTGGGATCCATTCCATCCATCTGAAAAGGCGAACAGAATTATTGTTCAGCAGATCCTGACCGGCTCTACTGACTACATGAGCCCCATGAACCTCAGCACTATCATGGCCTTGGATAAAAAATGA